A genomic segment from Acipenser ruthenus chromosome 5, fAciRut3.2 maternal haplotype, whole genome shotgun sequence encodes:
- the LOC117402873 gene encoding potassium channel subfamily K member 17-like, with product MVSLKFQIPTTVVLSLIYVVYVLAGGAIFWYLEGNQLEENSRIFDRKKVELLEQFSCIEQHALENFAQEIIWAYKSGVVFRGNRTLHGFWQFSTSAVFSATVVTTIGYGDISPTTTSGQLFCVLFALFGIPLNVVVLNRFGKFMLSIEQRTSAYIGQKINRRKTARVAIAGISFLIGMTMFIFIPTYAFHTFENWNYHEAFYFTFITLATIGFGDYVAGNNPDIIYPFWYSQVVAVWIFFGLAWLSLVINLCIEMLEKLSTYLKQRQLDSLENKTIEETVEEPDPAEPREETSASKEDPTAPTCS from the exons ATGGTGTCCTTGAAGTTTCAGATCCCCACCACCGTGGTCCTCAGTTTAATCTACGTGGTGTATGTTCTTGCTGGTGGTGCTATTTTCTGGTACCTGGAAGGGAATCAACTGGAGGAAAACTCTCGGATTTTTGATAGAAAGAAGGTAGAATTACTGGAACAATTCAGCTGCATCGAACAGCATGCGCTGGAAAACTTTGCCCAG GAAATAATCTGGGCGTACAAGAGTGGGGTCGTCTTTAGAGGGAACCGAACACTCCATGGCTTCTGGCAATTCAGCACTTCAGCTGTGTTTAGTGCCACTGTTGTCACAACCATAG GCTATGGAGACATAAGCCCCACCACGACTAGTGGTCAGCTGTTCTGTGTGCTCTTCGCCCTGTTCGGGATCCCTCTTAACGTGGTGGTACTCAACAGATTCGGCAAGTTCATGCTTTCCATTGAGCAGAGAACCAGTGCTTACATTGGACAGAAGATCAATCGCAGG AAAACGGCCCGAGTTGCGATCGCCGGGATATCCTTCCTGATCGGCATGACAATGTTTATCTTCATCCCAACATACGCCTTTCACACCTTCGAGAACTGGAACTATCATGAGGCATTCTACTTCACCTTCATCACTCTCGCTACCATTGGCTTTGGGGATTATGTTGCAG GAAACAACCCTGACATTATCTACCCGTTTTGGTACAGTCAGGTTGTGGCGGTCTGGATCTTCTTCGGGCTGGCGTGGTTGTCCCTGGTGATCAACTTATGCATTGAGATGCTGGAGAAGCTCAGCACATACCTCAAGCAGAGGCAGTTGGATAGTCTTGAGAATAAAACCATCGAGGAGACTGTGGAGGAACCAGACCCTGCAGAGCCTAGGGAGGAGACAAGCGC GAGCAAAGAAGACCCAACAGCACCAACATGCTCGTAG